In one Macaca fascicularis isolate 582-1 chromosome 6, T2T-MFA8v1.1 genomic region, the following are encoded:
- the SLC23A1 gene encoding solute carrier family 23 member 1 isoform X6: protein MRAHEDPEGPTQHESPRDPPTPLPTEPKFDMLYKIEDVPPWYLCILLGFQHYLTCFSGTIAVPFLLAEALCVGHDQHMVSQLIGTIFTCVGITTLIQTTLGIRLPLFQASAFAFLVPAKAILALERWKCPSEEEIYGNWSLPLNTSHIWHPRIREVQGAIMVSSVVEVVIGLLGLPGALLNYIGPLTVTPTVSLIGLSVFQAAGDRAGSHWGISACSILLIILFSQYLRNLTFLLPVYRWGKGLTLLRIQIFKMFPIVLAIMTVWLLCYVLTLTDVLPTDPKAYGFQARTDARGDIMAIAPWIRIPYPCQWGLPTVTAAAVLGMFSATLAGIIESIGDYYACARLAGAPPPPVHAINRGIFTEGICCIIAGLLGTGNGSTSSSPNIGVLGITKVGSRRVVQYGAAIMLVLGTIGKFTALFASLPDPILGGMFCTLFGMITAVGLSNLQFVDMNSSRNLFVLGFSMFFGLTLPNYLESNPGAINTDGL from the exons ATGAGGGCCCACGAGGACCCCGAGGGCCCAACACag CATGAATCCCCCAGGGACCCTCCGACCCCCCTACCCACAGAGCCTAAGTTTGACATGTTGTACAAGATCGAGGACGTGCCGCCTTGGTACCTGTGCATCCTGCTGGGCTTCCAG CACTACCTGACATGCTTCAGTGGCACCATCGCCGTGCCCTTCCTGCTGGCTGAGGCGCTGTGTGTGGGCCACGACCAGCACATGGTTAGTCAGCTCATCGGCACCATCTTCACATGCGTGGGCATCACCACTCTCatccagaccaccctgggcatCCG GCTGCCGCTGTTTCAGGCCAGTGCCTTTGCATTTCTGGTTCCAGCCAAAGCCATACTGGCTCTGGAGAGATGGAAATGCCCCTCGGAAG AGGAGATCTACGGTAACTGGAGTCTGCCCCTGAATACCTCTCACATCTGGCACCCACGGATACGGGAG GTCCAGGGTGCAATCATGGTGTCCAGCgtggtggaggtggtgattgGCCTGCTGGGGCTGCCTGGGGCCCTGCTAAACTACATTGGGCCTCTCACAGTCACCCCCACTGTCTCCCTCATTGGCCTCTCTGTCTTCCAAGCTGCTGGCGACCGAGCTGGCTCCCACTGGGGCATCTCAGCTTG CTCCATTCTCCTGATCATCCTCTTCTCCCAGTACCTGCGCAACCTCACCTTCCTGCTGCCTGTCTACCGCTGGGGCAAGGGCCTCACTCTTCTTCGCATCCAGATCTTCAAAATGTTTCCT ATCGTGCTGGCCATCATGACCGTGTGGCTGCTCTGCTATGTCCTGACCTTGACAGACGTGCTGCCCACAGACCCGAAAGCCTATGGCTTCCAGGCACGAACCGATGCCCGTGGTGACATCATGGCTATTGCGCCCTGGATCCGCATCCCCTACCCCT GTCAGTGGGGCCTGCCCACAGTGACTGCAGCTGCGGTCCTGGGAATGTTCAGCGCCACTCTGGCAGGCATCATTGAGTCCATTGGAGATTACTACGCCTGTGCGCGCCTGGCTGGTGCGCCACCCCCTCCAGTACATGCTATCAACAG GGGCATCTTCACCGAAGGCATTTGCTGCATCATCGCGGGGCTGTTGGGCACGGGCAACGGGTCCACCTCTTCCAGTCCCAACATTGGCGTCCTGGGGATTACCAAG GTGGGCAGCCGGCGCGTGGTGCAGTATGGTGCGGCTATCATGCTGGTCCTGGGCACCATCGGCAAGTTCACGGCCCTCTTCGCCTCGCTCCCTGACCCCATCCTGGGAGGCATGTTCTGCACTCTGTTTG GCATGATTACAGCTGTGGGGCTGTCCAACCTGCAATTTGTGGACATGAACTCCTCTCGCAACCTCTTCGTGCTCGGATTTTCCATGTTCTTCGGGCTCACGCTGCCCAATTACCTGGAGTCCAACCCTGGAGCCATCAATACAG ATGGCCTCTAA